One Phenylobacterium hankyongense DNA segment encodes these proteins:
- a CDS encoding calcium-binding protein: MQYTAQNASSFIATLGVNTHLSWTGTQYTNAATVASELKYLGLSNVRDTIDNSTSYGVINTLMSQGIHFDLWTDKSDMTTFLNQAHNLEVAHPGGVLAIEGPNEVDGWPVSWNGQSGYAGSDAYQKSLFSSVNADPVLANKPVYLLTVSGMTPSKYQAVGDMHASADYGNVHIYWGGGQPGYGWSPNDPTFYWSNYLKSAAIDAPGLPVVVTEAGATTAVGSTTITAVDQTTQAKQLLNMFMDAAKSGVAKTFIYELAESHNAGPTDAESHFGLYNWDGTPKLAATAIHNFTTILTDGSASGAFATGTLDYAIQGVPQWGGQMLFQEGNGAKDIVVWAEPDIWNENTNTEIAAPNTPVTIDLATAANVTIYDPMKGTAPVQSLGTTSHITFNVTDHPLIVEVTPVGGSTSPAPTPTPTPTPAPAPTPPPTTGGSGADNIAAAPAAPDIHAGAGNDTLTGWSGGDTLWGDDGNDSIVGGSGFDNINGNKGDDTIDGGSGGDDWLVGGQGNDLITAHTGGNILYGNIGNDTLNGGSGNEIIRGGQNDDVIYGGGGNDWLSGDRGNDTLTGGAGADIFHTFQTAGMDRVTDFHVSEGDRVQVDPGTTYTLSQQGADTVIDMGGGNEMVLAGVQLSSLPSGWIFAA, from the coding sequence TTGCAGTACACGGCACAAAACGCGTCATCTTTCATCGCCACTCTCGGAGTCAACACTCACCTTTCCTGGACCGGGACCCAGTACACCAACGCTGCGACGGTCGCGAGCGAGCTGAAGTATCTCGGGCTGTCCAACGTCCGTGACACGATCGACAACAGCACCTCTTACGGCGTGATCAACACGCTGATGTCGCAGGGCATCCACTTCGACCTGTGGACCGACAAGAGCGACATGACCACCTTCCTCAACCAGGCGCACAACCTGGAGGTCGCCCATCCGGGCGGGGTGTTGGCGATCGAAGGCCCGAACGAGGTCGACGGCTGGCCGGTGAGCTGGAACGGCCAGAGCGGCTACGCCGGATCCGACGCCTACCAGAAGTCGCTGTTCAGCAGCGTCAACGCCGACCCGGTGCTGGCCAACAAGCCGGTCTACCTGCTGACCGTCTCGGGCATGACCCCGAGCAAGTATCAGGCGGTCGGCGACATGCACGCCAGCGCCGACTACGGCAACGTCCACATCTACTGGGGCGGCGGCCAGCCGGGCTACGGCTGGAGCCCCAACGACCCGACCTTCTACTGGTCCAACTACCTGAAGTCGGCGGCGATCGACGCCCCCGGCCTGCCGGTGGTGGTCACCGAGGCCGGCGCCACCACCGCGGTCGGCAGCACCACCATCACCGCGGTCGACCAGACCACCCAGGCCAAGCAGCTCCTGAACATGTTCATGGACGCCGCCAAGAGCGGTGTGGCGAAGACCTTCATCTATGAGCTGGCGGAGAGCCACAACGCCGGCCCCACCGACGCCGAGAGCCATTTCGGCCTCTACAATTGGGACGGCACCCCCAAGCTCGCGGCCACCGCGATCCACAACTTCACCACCATCCTCACCGACGGCTCGGCGAGCGGCGCCTTCGCCACCGGCACGCTGGACTACGCCATCCAGGGCGTCCCCCAGTGGGGCGGCCAGATGCTGTTCCAGGAGGGCAACGGCGCCAAGGACATCGTCGTCTGGGCCGAGCCGGACATCTGGAACGAGAACACCAACACCGAGATCGCCGCCCCCAACACCCCGGTCACTATCGACCTGGCGACCGCCGCCAACGTCACGATCTACGACCCGATGAAGGGCACGGCCCCGGTGCAGTCGCTCGGGACCACCAGCCACATCACCTTCAACGTCACCGACCACCCGCTGATCGTCGAGGTGACGCCGGTCGGCGGCTCCACCAGCCCGGCGCCGACACCCACGCCGACGCCGACGCCGGCTCCTGCGCCAACCCCACCCCCGACGACCGGGGGCAGCGGCGCCGATAACATCGCGGCCGCTCCGGCGGCTCCGGACATCCATGCCGGCGCGGGCAACGACACGCTCACCGGCTGGTCCGGCGGCGACACCCTGTGGGGCGACGACGGCAACGACTCCATCGTCGGTGGCTCAGGGTTCGACAACATCAACGGCAACAAGGGCGACGACACCATCGATGGCGGCTCCGGCGGCGACGACTGGCTGGTGGGCGGCCAGGGCAACGACCTGATCACCGCCCACACCGGCGGCAACATCCTCTACGGCAACATCGGAAACGACACGCTGAACGGCGGCTCAGGGAACGAGATCATCCGAGGCGGCCAGAACGACGACGTCATATATGGCGGCGGCGGCAACGACTGGCTGTCCGGGGACCGGGGCAACGACACCCTCACCGGCGGCGCGGGCGCGGACATCTTCCACACCTTCCAGACCGCGGGGATGGACCGGGTCACCGATTTCCACGTCTCGGAAGGCGACCGGGTGCAGGTGGATCCGGGCACCACCTACACCCTGTCTCAGCAGGGTGCGGACACGGTCATCGACATGGGCGGCGGCAACGAGATGGTGCTGGCGGGCGTGCAGCTGTCGTCCCTGCCCAGCGGCTGGATCTTCGCAGCCTGA
- a CDS encoding glycosyltransferase has product MNQGADRLACCMPLRDPGPELLETLASFERCEAKPFLIVVDDGSAVPVEIDFARFGLDGMVFRFKGKVGISTALNTGLILALGLGFQIIARMDGDDLNHAARFSKQLAYLDEHPECLAVFGGADLIDEGGALTGSRTPPVDPGRLLRAMAMNNVLIHPTAAFRAEYISRIGLYSDAFPRAEDYDYFMRGLAAGVVQVMNTPLISYRLRQGSVSFTHYRQQLTSRLRVQWRYLRLFGAAGWIGMARTLGLLLAGYLLPVRAVGALRRQWSYAFGPGARTLRRAGSSAADAAGHRSVNA; this is encoded by the coding sequence ATGAACCAGGGCGCTGACCGACTGGCCTGCTGCATGCCCCTGCGCGACCCGGGGCCCGAGTTGCTGGAGACCTTGGCCTCCTTCGAACGGTGCGAGGCGAAGCCCTTCCTGATCGTCGTCGACGACGGCAGTGCGGTGCCGGTGGAGATCGACTTCGCCCGCTTCGGGCTCGACGGAATGGTGTTCCGGTTCAAGGGCAAGGTCGGCATCTCCACCGCCCTGAACACCGGGCTGATCCTGGCGCTTGGCCTGGGGTTTCAGATCATCGCCCGGATGGACGGGGACGACCTGAACCATGCCGCGCGCTTCTCGAAACAACTCGCCTACCTGGACGAGCACCCCGAGTGCCTGGCGGTGTTCGGCGGCGCGGACCTCATCGACGAGGGCGGCGCGCTCACCGGCAGCCGCACCCCCCCTGTCGATCCGGGCCGCCTGCTCCGCGCCATGGCGATGAACAATGTGCTGATCCATCCGACGGCGGCGTTCCGGGCGGAATACATCTCCCGCATCGGGCTGTACTCCGACGCCTTCCCGCGCGCGGAGGACTACGACTATTTCATGCGCGGCCTCGCCGCGGGCGTGGTCCAGGTGATGAACACGCCGCTCATCAGCTATCGCCTGCGCCAGGGCAGCGTCTCGTTCACCCACTACCGCCAGCAGCTCACCTCGCGGCTGCGCGTCCAGTGGCGCTACCTGCGGCTGTTCGGCGCCGCAGGCTGGATCGGCATGGCGCGGACCCTGGGCCTGCTGCTCGCCGGCTACCTGCTGCCTGTGCGCGCCGTGGGCGCGCTCCGCCGGCAGTGGTCATACGCCTTCGGTCCGGGAGCCAGGACCCTGCGCCGGGCGGGCTCGTCGGCGGCCGATGCGGCGGGACACCGCAGCGTCAACGCCTAG
- a CDS encoding glycosyltransferase family 4 protein, translated as MECSVNILHVCESLPGGPASYLDEILPAQRKRFGERNVVLLAPASQMEHLAQSGGSDVVGYPRTGRNLSSLARLAVALQRQLARQRPDILHLHSSLAGAIGRLVASTTGFQGRVVYCAHGWAIDPGRPSRGRDLFRLAERALYLATDAIINISPHEDAFLPAAWRRSGKVRLIPSGIAAAPAEAQPAEPRPCDGQEPDQPMCWRLLFVGRTDYQKGFDLLLQEMALLSSARLVVAGGHVVEATRALACPPNVAILGWLQRSGVRELMARADFVVMPSRWEGMPLVALEAMRAGKPVIASAGGPFPHIIDHGRTGLLVDTREPGFLGRALEGLAREDAVRMGAAASEAFEQRFTSATMNDQLFRLYEELQSAPPARVRLSGLAHPAPLAGG; from the coding sequence TTGGAGTGTAGCGTGAATATACTTCATGTTTGCGAGAGCCTTCCCGGCGGCCCGGCCAGTTATCTTGACGAGATCCTGCCGGCGCAGCGCAAGCGCTTCGGCGAACGCAACGTTGTGCTGCTGGCCCCCGCCTCGCAGATGGAGCATCTGGCCCAGTCGGGCGGTTCCGACGTGGTCGGATATCCCCGGACGGGGCGAAACCTCTCGAGCCTGGCTCGCCTGGCCGTCGCCTTGCAGCGACAGCTCGCCCGGCAAAGGCCGGACATCCTCCATCTCCACAGTTCGCTGGCCGGCGCGATCGGCCGCCTGGTGGCGAGCACGACCGGATTTCAGGGCCGGGTCGTCTACTGCGCGCACGGCTGGGCGATAGACCCCGGCCGGCCCAGCAGGGGGCGCGATCTGTTTCGGCTGGCAGAGCGCGCCCTCTATCTCGCCACCGACGCCATCATCAACATATCGCCGCACGAGGACGCCTTCCTGCCCGCGGCGTGGCGGCGGAGCGGAAAGGTGCGGCTCATTCCCTCCGGGATCGCCGCGGCGCCGGCCGAAGCCCAGCCGGCCGAGCCTCGCCCTTGCGACGGGCAGGAACCTGACCAGCCCATGTGCTGGCGGCTGCTGTTCGTGGGGCGCACCGACTACCAGAAGGGCTTCGATCTTCTCCTGCAGGAGATGGCCCTCCTCAGCTCGGCGCGACTGGTGGTCGCGGGCGGCCACGTGGTCGAGGCCACCCGCGCGTTGGCCTGCCCCCCCAATGTGGCGATCCTCGGCTGGCTGCAGCGATCCGGGGTCCGCGAGCTGATGGCCAGGGCGGACTTCGTGGTGATGCCCTCGCGCTGGGAGGGCATGCCGCTCGTGGCCCTCGAAGCCATGCGCGCGGGCAAGCCCGTGATCGCCAGCGCCGGCGGTCCGTTCCCGCACATCATCGACCATGGGCGCACCGGCCTGCTGGTCGACACCCGCGAACCCGGCTTCCTCGGCCGCGCCCTGGAGGGCCTGGCCCGGGAGGATGCGGTCCGAATGGGCGCGGCGGCGAGCGAGGCCTTCGAGCAGCGCTTCACGTCCGCCACCATGAACGATCAACTGTTCCGCCTCTACGAAGAGCTTCAAAGCGCGCCGCCGGCGCGGGTTCGCCTTTCAGGCCTGGCGCACCCGGCGCCGCTCGCGGGGGGGTGA